From a region of the Poecile atricapillus isolate bPoeAtr1 chromosome 4, bPoeAtr1.hap1, whole genome shotgun sequence genome:
- the C4H4orf54 gene encoding uncharacterized protein C4orf54 homolog, with translation MDAPGQRPASPRAGPEGAAAGRDPSTSPSPNPGPGAPVQEEEEAAYVEIRGSPQEPEESRQKPELAPAGGAEGAAGPAPDSGAGGTGDGDSASGGPPGGGSGKEEASLDHGRDRPLSPAAAECGADNAGPGSVEAVGSGGTPEAGGCPESSSSSCPSPVTKADGFPAMGDPVSTEGKTSSSSFGYESEVEDEVAGRKATPPGAPPGTPPGGGRDEAHYISTQEIQLSEVDHDMDFDAGLAARWDFEDNNVIYSFVDYASFGSDETPGDTLTEEEENSCYLSTTTSDPNNQTDSIDNTSSTEIVSLTSEHDTPGGDKRASSGESRSKQPGRPGGSPGAQLLLSIKAASRAINESSNVHGKQNTVYAAKHESDMSLRVAAAPDRSASLKQDAVRDHAKKFIAVPARLQTRCGAARAGEHSSGASSAVSELDDADKEVRNLTARAFRSLAYPYFDTLRPGSRASTASLSDNALGINRWSTYLDLKCGSLGPRAEPSLLRSGRSQTKALEFVVSKLDGEIAHVETPRRLRAGSRVVTLLDLGDAAEAGEPPAAEGGGKGPSKKSRFASSLLKNVISKKMQLEHEFKMERGEITDTSYSGPGAGREPEPTGGSGGRERQREGGVQRQNSRHSEGGSDCTAAPAEDAGEGGGGRSPASKASTPREGNRSLDRALSEELCEVKRSASEAIKATFLRSQNSAFRSWKEREAERKEERAPVGKLKLSPKHDWRADLGEISAGKSTKMSRLFVPAIQHTPREKEPGKRATKCSAAAAAASSPPAAKPKAPEIKISLGSLQQPRDAAFSIAQLLTPQIAGRPQEEGRGQPLKPLKAADGPDKVPQFLVRDVRDSKYKAQGILHQVRDVRKLIKSSYSADSGDNSSDKGSGASEQGGPEQKPRQQLVIAGVPRSLSPVVITCQAVGHTGTKPTEAGAKAGGRAAACPAEGTVLVHRTSGRLPVATIAPNKSDARQPAVLKIVSKSSAPWRHQPPPPPAERARGPEEDQREESKSAPVQNALEKLTAAVRSMEELYSFNNREWKRKSDPLPITDSHVLSLIASQERGAGSRPSAAAAAAPPPPPPADKAEEPSGKGPSSERLPRRPSNSAADKVSAKAAAFESLARQRQRGPPPPRSEPPGAPRALLTLRGAGGPAAPAPAKPPSEGGLRGPAPPRSPRLPAGAGSGDAERGPDCGNYLSLPLKAATEPGSPPSPGATAGGGVRPSAVSATAAAAALCSLQPFGTAKPPGSPRPPPGPPPAEEPPAAAPPPAEGPAAALYRPQLPFALPGSAPPPLLCFSPSVPAAATAAEPFPQTQRKVLLDVSTGQYYLVDTPVQQPLKRRLFDPETGQYVEVPVPQQPAVAPVPLPLSPLALNAGAYGATYMLYPGLLPAAAVLPAGALQRPLSHTGSDASAPAEPGSPAAPEAAFAESPYYVATSKGPPPPRHGAAEAKPVISITAPATGPRIVAPPSFDGTTMRFVVEHR, from the coding sequence ATGGACGCGCCCGGCCAGCGGCCCGCCAGCCCCCGAGCCGGCCCGGAGGGCGCGGCGGCCGGGCGAGACCCGAGCACAAGCCCGAGCCCCAACCCCGGCCCGGGGGCGCCCgtccaggaggaggaggaggcggcgtACGTGGAGATCCGCGGCTCGCCGCAAGAGCCGGAGGAGAGCCGCCAGAAGCCCGAACTGGCCCCGGCGGGCGGCGCGGAGGGAGCGGCCGGTCCCGCACCGGACAGCGGAGCCGGTGGGACCGGGGATGGCGACTCGGCGAGCGGCGGACCCCCAGGGGGAGGAAGCGGGAAGGAGGAAGCATCCTTGGACCACGGGAGGGATCGCCCTCTTTCCCCGGCGGCGGCGGAATGCGGCGCTGACAACGCCGGCCCCGGCTCCGTGGAAGCGGTGGGGAGCGGCGGGACGCCGGAGGCGGGGGGCTGCCCGGagtcttcctcctcctcctgcccttcGCCCGTGACCAAGGCGGACGGCTTTCCCGCAATGGGCGACCCGGTGTCGACGGAGGGCAAAACCTCCTCGTCCTCCTTCGGCTACGAAAGCGAAGTGGAGGATGAGGTCGCGGGGCGCAAGGCGACTCCCCCCGGCGCCCCCCCGGGCACCCCTCCCGGCGGCGGCCGCGACGAGGCGCACTATATCAGCACGCAGGAGATCCAGCTCAGCGAGGTGGACCACGACATGGACTTCGACGCGGGGCTGGCCGCCCGCTGGGACTTCGAGGATAACAACGTGATCTACTCCTTCGTTGACTACGCCTCCTTCGGGAGCGACGAGACCCCGGGGGACACGCTgacggaggaggaggagaataGCTGCTACCTTAGCACGACCACCAGCGACCCCAACAACCAGACGGACAGCATCGACAACACCAGCAGCACCGAGATCGTCAGCCTTACCTCCGAACACGACACCCCCGGCGGGGATAAGCGCGCCAGCTCGGGGGAAAGCCGGTCCAAGCAGCCCGGCCGCCCCGGCGGGAGCCCGGGCGCCCAGCTTCTCCTATCAATCAAAGCCGCTTCCCGGGCTATAAATGAGTCTAGCAACGTGCACGGAAAGCAAAACACTGTTTACGCTGCCAAGCATGAAAGCGACATGAGTCTCCGTGTCGCCGCGGCTCCCGACCGCAGTGCGAGTTTAAAACAGGATGCGGTCCGCGACCACGCGAAAAAGTTCATCGCGGTGCCCGCGCGGCTGCAGACGCGGTGCGGGGCCGCCAGGGCAGGGGAGCACTCGAGCGGCGCCTCCAGCGCCGTCAGCGAGCTGGACGATGCCGACAAAGAGGTGCGAAACCTTACGGCCAGGGCTTTCCGCAGCCTAGCGTACCCCTATTTCGACACCCTGCGCCCCGGCTCCCGGGCCTCCACCGCCTCCCTGTCCGACAATGCCCTGGGCATCAACCGCTGGTCCACCTACCTGGACCTCAAGTGCGGCAGTCTGGGGCCGAGAGCCGAGCCCAGCCTGCTGCGCTCCGGCCGCTCGCAGACCAAAGCCCTCGAGTTCGTGGTCAGCAAGCTCGACGGGGAGATCGCCCACGTGGAAACGCCGCGGCGGCTGCGGGCGGGCTCCCGGGTGGTGACCCTGCTGGACCTCGGCGATGCCGCCGAGGCCGGGGAGCCGCCGGCGGCGGAGGGCGGCGGGAAGGGGCCCAGCAAGAAGTCCAGGTTCGCCTCCAGCCTCCTCAAAAACGTCATCTCCAAGAAGATGCAGCTGGAGCACGAGTTCAAAATGGAGCGGGGCGAGATCACCGACACCTCCTACAGCGGGCCGGGCGCGGGCCGGGAGCCGGAACCCaccggcggcagcggcggccggGAGCGGCAGCGGGAGGGTGGCGTGCAGCGGCAGAACTCCCGGCACTCGGAGGGCGGCTCGGACTGCACCGCGGCGCCGGCAGAGGATGCGGGCGAGGGCGGCGGGGGCCGGTCTCCGGCCTCCAAGGCGTCGACGCCCCGCGAAGGGAACCGCAGCCTGGACCGGGCGCTGTCAGAGGAGCTGTGCGAGGTGAAGCGCAGCGCCTCGGAGGCCATCAAGGCCACCTTCCTCCGCAGCCAGAACAGCGccttcaggtcctggaaggaGCGGGAGGCGGAAAGAAAGGAGGAGAGGGCGCCCGTCGGTAAGCTGAAACTCTCTCCCAAGCACGACTGGCGAGCCGACCTGGGTGAGATCTCTGCCGGAAAGTCCACCAAGATGTCCCGCCTGTTCGTCCCCGCCATTCAGCACACCCCTCGGGAGAAGGAACCCGGCAAGAGGGCGACCAAGTGCtccgccgcggccgccgctgccTCCTCGCCCCCCGCCGCCAAGCCCAAAGCCCCCGAGATCAAGATcagcctgggcagcctgcagcagccccgggacGCCGCTTTCAGCATCGCCCAGCTGCTGACGCCGCAGATCGCAGGCCGACCgcaggaggagggcaggggacagccaCTCAAGCCTCTCAAGGCCGCCGACGGCCCCGACAAGGTGCCCCAGTTCCTGGTGCGCGACGTGAGGGACAGCAAGTACAAAGCCCAGGGGATCCTCCACCAGGTACGGGACGTGCGGAAGCTCATCAAAAGCTCCTACAGCGCTGACTCAGGGGATAACAGCAGCGACAAGGGCAGCGGCGCCTCCGAGCAAGGCGGCCCGGAGCAGAAGCCTCGGCAGCAGCTGGTCATCGCCGGCGTCCCCCGGTCGCTCTCCCCCGTGGTCATCACCTGCCAGGCGGTCGGCCACACCGGCACCAAGCCCACCGAGGCGGGGGCAAAGGCGGGGGGCAGGGCGGCCGCCTGCCCCGCGGAGGGCACCGTCCTGGTGCACCGCACCTCGGGCAGGCTGCCAGTGGCCACCATCGCCCCCAACAAGAGCGATGCTCGCCAGCCGGCTGTGCTCAAGATCGTCTCCAAATCCTCCGCGCCCTGGCGGCACCAgcccccgccgcctcccgccgaGAGGGCCCGGGGACCGGAGGAGGACCAGCGGGAGGAGAGCAAGTCAGCGCCGGTGCAGAACGCGCTGGAGAAGCTGACGGCGGCGGTGCGGAGCATGGAAGAGCTTTACAGCTTCAACAATCGCGAGTGGAAGCGCAAGAGCGACCCTCTGCCCATCACCGACAGCCACGTCCTCTCTCTTATCGCCAGCCAGGAGCGGGGCGCCGGGTCCCGACCCtccgccgctgccgctgccgctccgcccccgccgccgccggcggACAAGGCGGAGGAGCCGTCGGGCAAGGGGCCGAGCAGCGAGCGGCTGCCCCGCCGCCCCTCCAACAGCGCCGCCGACAAGGTCTCGGCCAAGGCGGCCGCCTTCGAGAGCCTGGCCCGGCAGCGGCAGCGcggcccgccgccgccccgctccGAGCCCCCCGGAGCACCCCGGGCCCTGCTGACTCtccgcggggcgggcgggcccGCAGCCCCCGCGCCGGCCAAGCCCCCCTCCGAGGGCGGCCTGCGGGGCCCGGCACCGCCGCGCTCCCCTCGGCTGCCCGCGGGCGCCGGCAGCGGCGACGCGGAGCGCGGCCCCGACTGCGGGAACTATCTGTCCCTGCCGCTGAAGGCGGCCACCGAGCCCGGCTCCCCCCCGTCCCCGGGGGCCACGGCGGGCGGCGGCGTTCGCCCCAGCGCGGTGTCGgcgacggcggcggcggcggcgctgtGCAGCCTGCAGCCCTTCGGCACGGCCAAGCCCCCCGGCAGCCCCAGACCTCCGCCCGGACCCCCGCCCGCCGAGGagccccccgccgccgccccgccgcccgccgagGGTCCGGCCGCCGCCCTGTACCGCCCGCAGCTGCCCTTCGCCCTGCCCGgctccgcgccgccgccgctgctctGCTTCTCGCCCTCCGTGCCCGCCGCGGCCACAGCGGCCGAGCCCTTCCCGCAGACGCAGCGCAAGGTGCTGCTGGACGTGAGCACCGGGCAGTACTACCTGGTGGACACGCCTGTGCAGCAGCCCCTCAAGCGGCGCCTCTTCGACCCCGAGACCGGGCAGTACGTGGAGGTGCCGGTGCCCCAGCAGCCGGCCGTCGCTCCCGTCCCGCTGCCTCTCTCGCCCCTCGCCCTCAATGCCGGTGCCTACGGCGCCACGTACATGCTGTACCCCGGGCTCCTGCCCGCCGCCGCGGTGCTGCCCGCCGGGGCCCTGCAGCGCCCGCTGTCCCACACGGGCAGCGATGCCAGCGCCCCggcagagcctggcagcccCGCCGCGCCAGAGGCGGCTTTTGCCGAGAGTCCCTACTACGTGGCTACGAGCAAgggcccgccgccgccgcggcacGGGGCAGCCGAGGCGAAGCCGGTCATCAGCATCACAGCGCCGGCCACCGGCCCTCGGATCGTCGCGCCGCCCTCCTTCGACGGCACCACCATGCGCTTCGTGGTGGAGCACCGGTGA